CCCAACAACCTCACCAATACAGAACCAGGCAAGAAGAATCCAACAATAAGCAGCATCAGCATTCTTCAAAGATTTGATTCTGGCATTTCTCAAGTTCTGTTCAATCTATCCAGCATCACAGCGACCAGGAATGTCTGTTTGATTAACCAGAACAAATTTCTGTTTGATTAACCAGAACATTGCCTTTCTTGGGCAGATAGCACTTCAATCTCCAACGAGGGTCCGAGACACATGAATACCAGTGAAAGTCCCGATAACCCTGGGTGAAACAAAATCCCATTACCATTCAGATATTGTTCACCAAATGGAATGCAAAGTGAGCAACAACAACATAAAAAATATACATAAAAGATCCAATCACAACAAAAAGAATATAATAGCAGGATCAGCTTTTATCAACCTCTCACTGACCCAGACAAACCTACTCCACACGTAATATAGAAAAACCATCTTGGTAGTGTGTCAGAGCATGACAGCTTCAGAATGCAATCTTAAGGTTGCATCTACAACTTGCCAGAAGTCAAACAAGAGCTATGCTCCAGTCAATTAACAGCCCACTCTCAGGAATACTTCATTCCCAAGACACTAAAACACAAGGCATATCGCCTTCTGTTCAATTTGCAAGCATCTAAAAGAAGGTAACTTGGATCATATAATAACAGGTAAAAACCCATGCTCTTAGATCATTCTCCACATTCATAACTAAAGAAAAAAGATACAAACAGCAAACTTACCAGCATTCTGATAATCTACATTACAACAAGACATCAAAAAACTCTTAAGCACTAAGTCCAAAGTGCCATTATAATCGAGTCTTAGATAAGAAATAAGCAAAATGATAAAACGGTCCACAACGGCTAAACTCCTGCAGAGGACTTACCAGGCAATATCAAGTTGTGGGTGACTTAGTTATTGCTGCACCACTTGAAACAGCAGGTGGAGCAGTAGATGCATCATAGGCCCCTTGTGCAGCATTGTCATTAGAGTATGCAGGAGGCTGTGAATGGACATCACCAACATAAGAATCGCTGTATGGTTGCTGCTGTTGTGGACCATAACCTGGTTGGTTATGCGGTGACACGCCATAGGTTTGTTGTTGCCCATAACCAGCTTGAGATGATGGAGCTTGTTTATATCCTGGTTGCACGGGAGCACTCTGCACACAGCCAGCTTCAGTAGACACAGTCTGTTGACCTTGTTGATAAACACCCTGAGTACCTGGCGGGTCCTGGACCCGAGAAGGCTGCCCATAACTAGGAGATGGTACTTGGCCATATCCAGCCATAGTAGGGATCTGACTCCCATGTCCTAGCTGTGATGTTGGGGGAATACCATATCCAGATGGTGCTGTTCCTTGGGTAGGATAACTTGCAGTGGTACTAATTGGTGTTTGTGGTGGTTGACCTGTGTACCCTTGGGTAGCAGAAGGCTGACTTGAAGGGGCTTGTTGAGTTGGAGGTGCTTGAGTAGACCCACCCTCAGCACTGTAAGCAGAGGCGGATCCATCTTCACATGGATTAGCCACCGTTCCATAGCCAAAAGCTGAACCATAGCCCTGTTGATCAAATCCATTTTGGGGGTCCAACGTAGGCTGATAATAACCAGGTTGAGATGCGGAACAATTATAGACACTGGAGTATCCATCCTGCACATAACCTTGTTGCCCCATAGAAGCCTGGGAGTAAGCAGCATCACCATAGGACACTTGATTGTTGTAATCAGGAGGAGGCTGTCCATAGTTGTAACTTGTGCTATCCGCAAGCGCAGAAGATCCCCCAAGAGGCTgttgtcgctgctgctgctgctgtgattGTTGATTGTAATAATCATATCCAGCTCCTGGTGCAGTTTGCTGAGTAGGCTGATTGGGTGTTTGGTTCCACCCAGAAGAGAAACCTGTCGATGCAGGTGTGGGGTAGCCACCATAAGGTGGCTGGGGCATATTAGACTGAGGTGGTGGCCCAGGATAAGATCCAGGAGGCATGTAACCATAACCAGGCGGCTGCATGGGAGGTGCACCAGGCAGACCCCAACTTGTCGAAGGACGAGGTGGATGGTAACCTTGCTGAGGATACCCTCCAGACATAGCTGTATTCCTCATACGATTCTGCATATATACTTGATTAATTTATGCAGCTCTTGCAATGCATATAGCACAAAAAagagaattttgtgaaccataacaaaggttttaaccaaagtATAATAAATGAAGGCAATAACAAACCAAGGTATTGAATAAAAGAAGCATACTGAATGAAAGGGGAAACTCACTGCCAATTTACTACAACAGGAAAAACAATTCCAACCTATCCTCTCCTCATATGAGAATCTGATGGACTAACATAGAAGTCAACAAATCTAAAGTAGTCTCAAAAGCAATTTATAGTGCCACaggtaagaaaaaaatttattggaAGGGACGGTACATGATAAAACATACAAACAGAAATTCAATTAGTAGCAAAGTAGTCCTGGAAACTCATATCCAGCCATCTAAGTTATTTACTATAGAAAAAGTAATTTCTAGATAATCGATACCTCACTAATAACTTCATTGACCAATTGTCTTGCTGATTCAATCTGCTCATTTGTCCCATCTATATACACTGTTCTTTCAGTTGATGTATCACCAGGTGATAGATGCAAAGGCATCACCTACACAACCAAATGCATCAGATttagtacaatcatcacacaggtATACAATGCTATCATGTACAATCAAATTCATCGGTTTTATTACATCAATAGCAAACATCAAAAGGGCAAAGCCATTAGCTCAACCTTATTTACATAAAAAGAACCCAGACATCGGATACACAATCATGCTAGAAATCATTAGTCACTTATATAAAAATAGGGCAATACGGAAACTCAAGTGTTCCTTTATAACGGTGCCAGATGCTCAGGAGAATATAGTTCAAACAGCTTAGACCCCTAAATAACACAAAACGTATAGAGATAAGATTATCAACCATTAAGAAGTTACAAGGGCACCAACAAATATTTCTTGATAAGCATGCCAGAGATGTACAAATAACTAGGGCCACTCAGGAGCAAATGCAATTACATTTTGTGAAAAGACAAGTTTGCACTATAATAACTTCAAAATTTGTTAATTGAACGTGAGAAACATGTGCTTAAAAGAGACTAAATTAATCCAGCAGAAGTTCCTACAAGTTCCACGACTAAACAATTGGCAATATAAGCATTTCCTAAAAGCCAACCAACAACTAATCTAATCTATCTGCTTTGGATTTAAAATTAAGAACCCATTTCCACTAAACTAGTGGACATATTTAACAACAAATATATGGTAAAACTAAATTATTTGGTAGTGCAAATTCACAACATAGAAGATGTGGTTGGAACAAGGATGATAACATTGAAAGGCAAACTATTAACCAAGACAACAAAACAAGTGCAACCTGGATACGTGCACCAGAtctagcttgcatattttttaTGGTCTCACCACCTTTGCCAATCACCAGACCAACCTGAAATGGAAAATTAAACTTGCAGAATCAAATCAAAGAGACAGCTCTAACAAAATGTCTTATCCAATGCCAACTTACCTTGTTGTTTGGAACTTTCATCTGAAATTGCTCAGCACCAGGTTGAACACTGCCATGTTTACGAGTTGAATTGATGCCAGAAGCCCCAGCATCAGCCTAGAATAGAAATTTCATAAAAGAGACAATGACAACAAGAAAATGCAACAGCTAATAACCATACGAATTGTTCTGCCTGTAAAATACATTCAAATAGTACCTCAGCAAGCACATCATTTATTAACTGCTCAGCCTTGCTAATCTGTTCAGAGGTACCAACAAGTTCTACCGATCTAGTCTGTGAATTAGGATCTGCATCCAAATCTCTAGTAACTTGAATCTTTGCTCCCGATTGAAGCTGAAGATATTTAATTGTCTCTCCACTTTTGCCAATGACTACGCCAACCTAATAAAAACTCACAAGATACATATCCAAATTCTCCAGAAAAGTAATACAGCAAAAGAATGTTTGTTAAATATTTGTTTCACGACATAACTAAAATACAGCACAAGAGCAAAGGGGAAACATACCCTTCCATTCGGGATCTCAATCGTTTTGCTTGTACCCTGATAACCATACGTGTGAAATGACTGGGAAGTCATGCCAACCTGAGAAGGTATAGGATGGCTAAAAGGCTTCTTTgcaaaatctgaaaaaaaatgGAAAAGTCAGGAACCAGATTTCAAGAATAAGGAAAATGAGACTATGACTCAAAAGGGATCTACAAGACAAAAAAAGCTTCAAAAGATACAGCACCACATAGTGAAAAtctatcaaatataaaaaaagaacCAAAATGTTGGACAATTTGTTAAAATTGTTACAGCTATTGCACAAATGGTAATGCTCCCTATATATGATCTGATATCAGAATTAGGAATCACCATCAGATTTTTAATTCTTGCAAACAATGGTTCCTATCCAATCAATCTTGTTCTTGGCACTTAAATACCCAGCTAAATTAgacaattgtaaaaaaaaaaaaaaagggaaccgCAAGTACTAAGCAGAACTGACTTGTCTATCCATTAAACTAGAAGTAACGTGCTAAAAATCTCAAGATGACTGGATCCAAACTTCTTGTTAACAGATGTTGGCACTTCTGAAGTTTCCGAACCACATCCAAGACACAAAAATCACAAGAGCAATACACCGTATAAAATCATTTCAATTTTGGATAGGCAAAAGGGACTCTCAAAGAGAAGGGAACTCCGCCTGAATCTCTCGTCCCAGCCTTCTCTCTAATTCTCTTCTCCTATGTGCACTTCTCTTCATATCTGTTTAGCGTAGCTGTTTAACATACGGTAATCTGCCCTACAAGAGCTCTAACATACAATGCGATCGAAAGCCTGACAGATCCTCGACCTGTAGAAATCCTAAATTGGCAAGTAAGAACTTGAAAAGAATTACACAATCGAGCATCAATCAGAAAAGATACCGATGATATACATCAAGAACCCTAACGCAAAACTGTAAGTAAAGAATGAAAAACGCCCTAAAACTGAAAGGATCAAGGAAAGCAATACTTACCATTCGGAAAAGAGCCAAAACCCTTTTCTCTCGAATCTTCCACGCCTCCTCCGTCCTCAATCCTAGGGCGCTTGGCCTCAGCGTCGCTGAAAAGCCTCGCGGCGATCTCCTGGGCCCGTTGCTTCGCAAGCTCGATCCCATCGAGGGGCAGGGAGACGCTATTGTAGGATGGTTGGATGGGGGCGCCACCCTCGGGGGACGACGAGGCGATCGGTGCCGAGAAGCCCGTCGACCGCCTCGCCGGCGGCGAGAGGGAGGCCCTCGCGGATCGATCGCCGAACTTTCGCTTGTTGTCGGGTCGAGAAGAGCAGCGGAGCTCCTCCGCCATGGAAGCGGCCTCCGTCGGCAGTGCAGAGCGGCTAAGAGAGGAAGAGGTGGCTCGCGAATGAAAGCTGATAATGGAAACCCTAAGCAGATCCTCGAGACGGGCAGATTTATGTTGCACCGCAAAGCGATGCGAGGGAAGGTCAAATGACTGCGCGGCGCACGTACACGCTGTTCCGGTACACGGGGGTGGGATTCAGTGACATCCTTTACCGTAGATCATAAAAGGGACGGTTGCGATGGTTTGATTGTGTTTTTCCCGTATTTTTATGCTGATTTAACATTCCAGCTAAAGTGATTATGTTTCAATACTATCAATTAACGAATAATAGGTAATGTTAATGGGTGATGGGCCACAAAATTGCCCCCATCATGTGGATTTATCAGATGCCTATGATGTCTTTCGGTATAAAAAAAATCAgcttttacacaaaatcaatcatcgaatataatatttttgaatgagatgattataatgtttttattttatcGATGTGATCATATTACTCTAGTGAGAATTATAAGCCCATTAAAAAAATGTGGTAACCAAAATTAATCATACATTTCAAGTTTTAATAAAATTGTAtttaattttttgtattattttagataacaaaattaagtaaattattatttttagttaatatttgtttaagttaaattttgattatCCAACATGATACCAATTTGGATCCAACGATGGTCATTTCTGTTTTTTATATTTATCTCAAGAAAATGactcattaaattattattattttaatgcaAGCATCATGTTAATCTTGATACACTAACTACATTACATCATTTCTTGGACACTTAACTAATTTTGAGTCATTTTTCTTCGAAATATTTTTTAGTTTTGCATGatgaaaatagaaaataaaaatattgataataaataaaaatgaggCTGATTACAATGTTTTATGCCTCGTACAAGCTGCTGTaaagaaaacattaaaaacactaagaaaacaacaacaacaacaaagtgcaCACTTAAATTAGTTTGGATTGATTTGATCGTAAGTAATCTATCTGAAAATAAGTTAAACAAGTGTAGACAAAGGGGTTATGAAGATTGATGTAGGCCTAATAATCACTTAGAACTTTCGTCAAATAGATTATGGATGCACTA
This DNA window, taken from Musa acuminata AAA Group cultivar baxijiao chromosome BXJ3-7, Cavendish_Baxijiao_AAA, whole genome shotgun sequence, encodes the following:
- the LOC135582736 gene encoding uncharacterized protein LOC135582736, whose translation is MAEELRCSSRPDNKRKFGDRSARASLSPPARRSTGFSAPIASSSPEGGAPIQPSYNSVSLPLDGIELAKQRAQEIAARLFSDAEAKRPRIEDGGGVEDSREKGFGSFPNDFAKKPFSHPIPSQVGMTSQSFHTYGYQGTSKTIEIPNGRVGVVIGKSGETIKYLQLQSGAKIQVTRDLDADPNSQTRSVELVGTSEQISKAEQLINDVLAEADAGASGINSTRKHGSVQPGAEQFQMKVPNNKVGLVIGKGGETIKNMQARSGARIQVMPLHLSPGDTSTERTVYIDGTNEQIESARQLVNEVISENRMRNTAMSGGYPQQGYHPPRPSTSWGLPGAPPMQPPGYGYMPPGSYPGPPPQSNMPQPPYGGYPTPASTGFSSGWNQTPNQPTQQTAPGAGYDYYNQQSQQQQQRQQPLGGSSALADSTSYNYGQPPPDYNNQVSYGDAAYSQASMGQQGYVQDGYSSVYNCSASQPGYYQPTLDPQNGFDQQGYGSAFGYGTVANPCEDGSASAYSAEGGSTQAPPTQQAPSSQPSATQGYTGQPPQTPISTTASYPTQGTAPSGYGIPPTSQLGHGSQIPTMAGYGQVPSPSYGQPSRVQDPPGTQGVYQQGQQTVSTEAGCVQSAPVQPGYKQAPSSQAGYGQQQTYGVSPHNQPGYGPQQQQPYSDSYVGDVHSQPPAYSNDNAAQGAYDASTAPPAVSSGAAITKSPTT